DNA from Bacteroidales bacterium:
TTACCCCATTGGGCAATACGGTCGAGGAACTCTGGACCGCATTGATCAATGGGGTTAGTGGCGCCGCCCCAATCACCCGTTTTGATGCATCCAACTTCAAGACGCAGTTTGCCTGTGAGCTTAAGAATTTTGATATTAACAATTTCTTTGACCGTAAAGAAGCCAGGAAATACGATCCATATGCCCAATACGCCATGATTGCAGCCGAGCAGGCAGTAAAGGATTCGGGTATCGATCTTGAAAAGGTCAACAAAGAAAGAATAGGTGTTATTTGGGCATCAGGTATCGGCGGTCTGGAAACTTTTGAAAATGAAGTTGTCAATTGGGCCCGCGGAAATGGCATCCCACGGTTCAGCCCCTTTTTCATTCCTAAAATGATTGCTGATATAGCAGCGGGCCATATATCTATCCGGTTTGGCTTCATGGGTCCTAATTTCGCTACTGTTTCAGCTTGTGCCTCATCAGCAAACGGGATGGTTGATGCTTTTAATTACATCCGGTTGGGTTATGCCGATATGTTCGTCACCGGTGGATCGGAAGCATCAATTACTCCTGGTGGTGTTGGGGGATTTAATTCTATGCATGCCATCTCCACCCGGAACGATGATCCTAAAACCGCATCAAGGCCTTACGATAAGGATCGAGATGGTTTTGTACTGGGGGAAGGGGGCTGTGGCCTTGTATTTGAAGATCTTGAACTTGCCAAAGCCAGGGGGGCGAAAATCTATGCTGAAATTGCAGGAGGTGGACTATCAGCGGACGCATACCACATGACTTCCCCGCATCCGGAGGGTAAAGGTGCAGCTATCGCCATGGTTAACGCATTGAAAGACGCAGGAATGAACCCTGATGAAATCGACCATATCAACACCCATGGTACTTCTACTCCGCTGGGCGATATAGCTGAACCCAAGGCAATTCTGACTACTTTCGGTGAACATGCTTATAATATCAGCATCAATTCAACCAAGTCAATGACTGGCCATTTGCTTGGCGCAGCAGGTGCCATTGAAGCAATAGCAACCATTATGGCTATCCGTAATAATATCGTCCCCCCAACGATAAACCATTTTACGGATGACCCCGATATCGACAATAAATTAGATTTCACTTTCAATCTGGCCAAAAAGAGAGTAGTAAATGCTGCGCTAAGCAACACTTTTGGGTTTGGTGGACATAATGCCTCAATCATCTTTAAAAAATACCAGGGATAAATTCCTGCATTCCCGGTGATGGTTAAATTTTTCATTGTACAATTCGCAAAAGACAAAGTCCTTTATACAGCAATAAAAAATCTGCTGGGCTTCTATCCCCGTAATATCTATTTATATAAAGTTGCGCTTTCCCATAAATCGGCACCACAAGTTTGGCTGAAAGGGCAACAGGTGAATAATGAGCGGCTGGAATACCTTGGTGATGCAATACTGAGCTCTGTTGTGGCTGATTATCTCTATAAAAAGTTTCCATATCAGAATGAAGGATTTCTGACAGACTTACGGTCCCGCATCGTCAGCCGAAGCCGGTTTAATAAATTAGCCCTCAAAATGGGCCTGAATAACCTGATCTTTCAAGGTAATGGTAATTTTACTTCCAGCAAATCCATTTTCGGGGATACATTCGAGGCCCTGATCGGGGCCATTTATCTGGATAAAGGTTATAATTTCACCCGGAAAACCATTATCCGCCGGATAATAGATGTACACCTGGATGTAGATGAAATCGAACGGACCGATACTAATTATAAGAGCCGCATACTGGAATATGCCCAGCGTGAAAAGCGGCCCCTGGAATTTAAAGTGGTGCAGGAGATTGGCGAAGGACACCGTAAACAGTACCTTGTTGAACTATTTCTGGACAATGAGCCTGTGTCACGCGGGCAGGATTTTTCGATCAAAGCGGCCGAACAAATAGCAGCGGAAAAAGCATGTGAGGAATTGCTGGATGATTAAAATGGGACTCCATCTATTTTAAATAAGATGGGGTCCCGATTGTTTTTTTCTTTAATTTCATTTCCAAATTTTTAATAACATCCCCAATGCAAACCATTCCACTTTCTCGCGTTGTCAAATGCTTCCTTCCTGCCCTGTTTTTATTCCAACCATTTTTCCTCTTTGCTTATCCCGGTCAGGTTGTTAAATCTTTTGACCTTCCCGGCCAATATAGTACCGGCTTGACTTTCGATGGCGTTAACATCTGGGTAGCTGACCGGAAAACTGACCTGCTTTATTGCATCGAACCAGTGACAGGTAAGGTAGTCCGCACCCTTCAATCTCCCGGGTACTGGCCGCTGGCCCTGGCATGGGACGGTCAGTCGCTCTGGAATTCCGACCTGAAGGGGGGCAAGGATGTTTCTGAGGAATATGATGGAGTGATCTATAAGATCAATCCTGTTAACGGAAGTATTCTTCAAACCCTGGAATCTCCTTCTAAAAGCCCGGTCGGCCTTGCTTTTGATGGCAAATATCTCTGGTGCATCGATGATCTTTCAGATGAAATTATCCAGTTCAGTCCCCTTGACGGTACTACCATCCTCTCCTTTACATCCCCTACACCCAATCCGACAGGCCTGGCTTATGACGGGAAATACCTCTGGGTGTCCGACCGTGGAAAGGATGAAATCTACATGGTCCACCCTGAAAATGGCCGGGTAATCCTGATCCTGAATTCCCCGGGGCCTTATCCCACGGGCCTTTGTTATGACGGGAAAAATTTGTGGAATATAGATTACCAGAATGATAAACTTTATCAGCTTACCATTATGGATGATGAAAATTTCATGAAATCAAGAGAGAGGAATGGCAAAGTGATCTTTACGCACCAGTTGAAGAATTTCGGACCGGGAATGGTAACCTCTGCTGACCTTTACATTGCGATTCCGGTGAACCGGGATAACCAGGAGTTAATGGGTAACCCGACTTTCAATATGGATCCGACTGATTTTGTAACGGACCGCTGGGGACAGAAAACGGCCCATTTCTATTTTGAAAACCTGAAAGCGGGGGAAACGAAAACGGTGGAAATGTCAACGGTAGTTAAAACCTGGGAAGTCCGCTATTTCATTTTTCCGGATAAAGTTGGATCATTGGATCAGGTGCCTGAAGAGATCAGTAATAAATACCTTGAAGATAACGAGAAATTCCAGCTTACCCACCCCATCATCCGGCGGGCGGTCAGCCAGGCGGTCGGTGATGAAATGAATCCATACTGGATCATGCGCAACATTTTTGACTATATCAACGATAATATGTACTATGAGATGACGGGTGGCTGGAACACTGCTCCAACGGTACTTGCACGAGGTAACGGGTCGTGTTCTGAATATACTTTCGTTTTTATATCTATGTGCCGTGCAGCAGGCATTCCGGCACGCTATGCAGGCTCTGTAGTTGTACGAGGCGAAGAAGCAAGTATGGATGATGTATTTCATCGTTGGGCAGAGGTTTATCTTCCGGGTTATGGATGGATCCCTGTAGATCCAAGCCGGGGAGACCAGGATTGGCCGCGCGACCAGGCTGCTGCCATTGGCAGTGTAAGCGGGACTTTGCTGATTACTACCCAAAGCGGAGGTGGTTCGGAAACGCTTGGATGGACATATAATTCCAACCAGTTCTGGACAACAGAACCTAAGACCTATGTTAATTTTGAGAATTTTGCCGACTGGGAAGTCATGCCATAAATGGAGGTTTAAGTTTCTAGTTTCTAATTTCTAGTTTCAAGTAATTATGAAAAGATTCAGATCATTATTCCTCTTTCCAGCATCTTGTTTCATCCTTCTTTTCTCATCCTGTTCCTCTGATGAAGAAGTCAGGCTGGATTCGCCGGATGGGAGGAATAACATTGTTTTTATCCTTAAGGATGGTATTCCATATTACCAGGTACTTCGGGATAACCGCATCATTCTTGATACTTCCGGCCTTGGATTCGATTTGAAAGATGCTCCTCCGCTGAGGGGTAATTTTAAGATGGAACAGGCTACCATGTCGGGCAACCGTGACAGGTGGGAGCCTGTCTGGGGTCAGCGGAGCAGGATCAGGGACTCGCATAACCAACTTTTAGTTACCCTTAAGGAGCAGGCAGAACCATACAGAAAGCTGCAACTTGAGTTTAAAGCCTTTGATGATGGGGTTGGTTTCCGTTACATCATTCCCGAACAACCTGACCTCATAAAGCTGGAAATAATGAATGAGGCTACTGAATTTCTATTCCGGGAAGACCTGAGTGCCTGGTGGATTCCCGGAGATTACGACAATCATGAATTTCTTTACCGTAACACGCCTTTGAGCAGGATTGATTCAGCTAACACTCCGCTGACCCTCGAATCCACCGACAGCCTGTGCATGAGCATTCATGAAGCCAGCCTGGTCAACTATCCTGAAATGCGGCTCAAAAGATCCGGGGATAACCCGCTGAAACTTATATGCGACCTTGTCCCCTGGCCGGATGGCGTAAAAGCTAAAGTGGAGGTGCCGTTTAAAACACCCTGGCGGACAATTCAACTGGCCAGTGAAGCCGGCAGGTTGATCGAATCAACACTAATGCTTAACCTCAATGAACCAACATCCCTTGAAGACGTTTCATGGATAAGGCCCATGAAATATGTCGGCATCTGGTGGGGACTTCACCTGGGGAAGTATACCTGGATGGCCGGCCCCAAACATGGAGCCACTACGGCCAATACCAAGCAATATATTGATTTTGCCGCAGAAAATGGGATACCTGGTGTTCTGGTCGAAGGATGGAACAAAGGCTGGGAAAATTGGGTCGATGGGGTGGAATTTGACTTTCTACACGCTTATGATGATTACAACCTGGCTGAAGTGGCTGCTTATGCAAAAAGCAAAGGTGTTTACCTGATCGCGCATAATGAAACAGCCGCCAATGCAGAATGGTATGACAAACAGGCCGATACGGCTTTCGCCTTATATCAGAGCCTGGGGATCCATGCCGTTAAAACCGGGTATGTCGGACGGATCAGGCCATTGGGGCAATACCATCACGGGCAGTGGATGGTGAACCACCATGCCCGGATCGTGGAGAAAGCGGCACAACACCAGATCATGGTTGATGCCCATGAAGCGGTCAAAGCGACCGGTCTTGAAAGGACCTGGCCGAATTTCATGACCAGGGAATGGGCACGGGGTAATGAGTACGAAGCCTGGAGCGAAGGTAACCCGCCTGATCATACCTGTATCCTGCCGTTTACCCGTGTCCTGGCCGGCCCGTTGGATTATACACCCGGAATCTTTGGCCTGTATTTCAAGGAATTTAAACCTGATAACCGGGTCCATACCACCCTGGCGAAGCAACTGGCCCTGATGGTGATTATTTACAGCCCGCTGCAGATGGCCGCCGACCTGGTCGAAAATTACAAAGGCCATCCGGCTTTCCGGTTTATCAGGGATGTCCCGTCAGACTGGGATGATATAAAAGTTTTAAATGGAAAGATTGGGGATTATGTCACCATTGCCAGGAAGAAAAAAGATGCCTGGTATCTCGGATCGATCACGGATGAAAACGCCCGGGAGTTTACTTTCAAACTTGATTTTTTAGATGAAAAAATCAATTATGAAGCGACCATTTATGAAGATGGTCCTTCCGCTGACTGGGAAACCAACCCGCTGGAATATTTGATCGAAAAGAAGCTGGTTAAAAAGGATGATGAATTTAAAATGGTGCTTGCGGCAGGCGGCGGGCAGGCGGTGGTGATAAGACCTAATGAATAGTGAATAATGAATAGTGAAAAATGAAAAGTTAGTTATTAGGTAATAAATAATTTAGAATTCAACATTCAACATTAATCAAAGTGCCTAGAAAGCTGAAACTGACATCCGGTACTTCTTATGATTATACCACTATTGGCATTGCCTGTCATATGAAAGATTATCGTTTCACTTTCTTTCTAAACGATCAACTGGGATTTCAAATGAAGCGGATGGAGGACCTGTTATACGGCGATGGGAAGGACTCCCTCGGTTACTCATTTTATTTCTTCAGAAACCCTGAAGAAAGAAGGAGTTTTTACCTGGTTTCTAATTATCATGAAGAAGGAAGGCTTATACCTGCGGAAAAAGGGGCGGATTTCTTTCTCATCGTCAATGATATCTTACCGGCAAGCCGTAAGAAACAATTGATCAGCCAGATCCAGAAAATACCTCAGGTTTTGGCTGCTTATGATATTCCAAAAGGGAAGGCGAATAATTTAGAACTGATTTTTGAGGAGATCGAGTTGCACTTGCTTTGAGATGTCATCTCATTTTCCTTAAACCACTCCCGTAAACTGCCTCAAAAACCTGACATCATTTTCGAAAAATAACCTGATATCCTGTATCCGGTACTTTAGGATTGCGATCCGCTCTATGCCCATTCCGAAAGCAAAACCCGTATACTCTTCGCTGTCGATGCCGCAGTTTTCCAGGACGCTCGGATCCACCATACCACAACCGAGGATTTCCACCCAGCCGGAATACTTACAGATCGGGCAGCCTTTCCCGCCACAAACAAAACAGGTTATATCCATCTCTGCAGATGGTTCAGTGAAGGGGAAATAACTCGGGCGGAAACGCACTCGCGTCCCTTCACCGAACATTTCATGGGCAAAGTAATAAAGTGTCTGTTTCAGGTCGGCAAATGAAACATCAAGATCAACATAAAGCCCTTCCACCTGGTGAAAAATACAATGGGCACGTGCCGAAATGGCCTCGTTGCGGTAAACACGGCCTGGATAAATTTCCCGCAGCGGTGGCTTGCGAAGTTCCATTGCCCTGATCTGAACCGGGGAAGTATGGGTCCGCAAGACAATTTCAGGATCCCTTTCAATAAAAAATGTGTCCTGCATATCCCTTGCCGGGTGATCCTGCTGGAAATTCAAGGCCGTGAAGTTATGCCAGTCGTCTTCTATATCCAGCCCTTCGGCTACGACGAAACCAATCCGGGAAAATATCTGGACAATTTCATTCCTTATGATCGACAGCGGGTGCCTTGAGCCCAGTTGCATAAAATCCACGGGAAGGGAGAGGTCGATACCGGATTTCACTTCAGTTGCACCTGCTTCAATTTGCTCCTTTAACAGATTAACTTTATCCTGGGCCTTGTTTTTCAGGTCATTCAATGCCTGGCCCACTTCTCTTCGCTGTTCAGGCGGGACATTCTTAAAATCTTCAAATAAGTCAGGAATAAGCCCTTTCTTGCTGAGGAACTTTATACGGAACTGCTCCAGCTCCTCCGCATTTTGAGTAGAGAACTGCCCGATTTCAGCCAGGTATTGTGATATCAGCTCTTGCATCAGCTTAGAAATATTCCAAGTTTCAAGTTTCAAGTTTCAGAAAATGACCACTTTATGACTATTAACAAATACCCAATAACCACTAACTATTATTTTATTACCTCAATAGTCATCGTTACAGCGCTCACCGGTTTGTCGCCTGGTCCGGTGGGGATAGCGGCGATCTTGTCAATCACATCGAAACCGGATACAACTTCTCCGAAAACAGTGTAGCCTCCGTCAAGCCAGGGGGTTCCGCCAACGGTGGTATAAGCTTTACGCTGTTCAGCCGAGTAAGTTGTGTTGTAACGCTTCTCGTATGAGTTGAGAGTTTCGTTCGACAGCACGGTTCCCTGCACGATGTAGAACTGGCAGCCGGAAGATGCTTTCTGGAGATTGACCTGGTCACCGGTGCGGGCTGCAGACAGTGCGCCTTTTTTGTGCAGGTGGTTGACCTGGATTTCAGCCGGTATCGTGTAGCCCGGATCCTGGCGGCCATCCTTGTTGCCTCCGCCCTGTATCATAAACCCTTTAATAATCCTGTGGAAGGGGGAATCGTTATACCATCCTTCCTTGATCATTTTTATGAAATTGTCCCTGTGTTTAGGGGTGTCATTATAAAGCTTTGCGGTGATATTACCGTAGCTGGTCTTGATAAGGACGAGGGTTTCACTCTGTGGTTTGCTCTGTGAGCAGCCTGATTGTTGAAAGGCCATGAATAATACGGTTAAAATTAAGATTGTTTTTTTCATTTTTTCGATCTTTTAATTGTGATCAGGGGTACAAAATTATAAAAATCCGGCTTAAGTTTCAGTATTATATTACTTGCCCGGATCCTGATGATTCTTTTCGAAGTAACAACGGCGGCACAGTGGCTCATACCGGTCGGTGTCGCCCAACACCACCAGCCCTTTCTGGCTGCTGGTCCGGTGGGAGTACTGGGCCAGTCCGCCGCAACTGATGCAGATAGCATGTACCTTATCGACATATTCAGCCGTAGCCAGCAAAGCGGGCATGGGGCCAAAAGGTTTACCGGTATAATCCATATCAAGTCCCGCGACGATTACCCGCGTCCCCATTTCGGCCAGTTTGTTGCAGACCACTACCAGCTCATCATCGAAAAACTGAGCCTCATCGATGCCCACCACGTCATAGTCATTGGCGTATAGTAGAATTTGGGAGGCGGCCTGCACAGGTGTGGAGTGGATCGAATTTTCGTCATGCGAGACCACACCTTCCGCATGATAGCGTGTATCCACGGCCGGTTTGAAGATCTCCACGGTCTGGCGGGCGATCAGGGCACGCCGCAAGCGGCGGATCAGTTCTTCCGTTTTGCCGGAGAACATCGACCCGCAGATCACTTCGATCCAGCCGGAACGGGCATTGCCGTGTGGACGCTCTAAGAACAAAT
Protein-coding regions in this window:
- a CDS encoding phenylalanine--tRNA ligase subunit alpha produces the protein MSQYLAEIGQFSTQNAEELEQFRIKFLSKKGLIPDLFEDFKNVPPEQRREVGQALNDLKNKAQDKVNLLKEQIEAGATEVKSGIDLSLPVDFMQLGSRHPLSIIRNEIVQIFSRIGFVVAEGLDIEDDWHNFTALNFQQDHPARDMQDTFFIERDPEIVLRTHTSPVQIRAMELRKPPLREIYPGRVYRNEAISARAHCIFHQVEGLYVDLDVSFADLKQTLYYFAHEMFGEGTRVRFRPSYFPFTEPSAEMDITCFVCGGKGCPICKYSGWVEILGCGMVDPSVLENCGIDSEEYTGFAFGMGIERIAILKYRIQDIRLFFENDVRFLRQFTGVV
- a CDS encoding thymidine kinase — translated: MFSGKTEELIRRLRRALIARQTVEIFKPAVDTRYHAEGVVSHDENSIHSTPVQAASQILLYANDYDVVGIDEAQFFDDELVVVCNKLAEMGTRVIVAGLDMDYTGKPFGPMPALLATAEYVDKVHAICISCGGLAQYSHRTSSQKGLVVLGDTDRYEPLCRRCYFEKNHQDPGK
- the rnc gene encoding ribonuclease III; translated protein: MVKFFIVQFAKDKVLYTAIKNLLGFYPRNIYLYKVALSHKSAPQVWLKGQQVNNERLEYLGDAILSSVVADYLYKKFPYQNEGFLTDLRSRIVSRSRFNKLALKMGLNNLIFQGNGNFTSSKSIFGDTFEALIGAIYLDKGYNFTRKTIIRRIIDVHLDVDEIERTDTNYKSRILEYAQREKRPLEFKVVQEIGEGHRKQYLVELFLDNEPVSRGQDFSIKAAEQIAAEKACEELLDD
- the fabF gene encoding beta-ketoacyl-ACP synthase II — encoded protein: MLLRRVVITGLGALTPLGNTVEELWTALINGVSGAAPITRFDASNFKTQFACELKNFDINNFFDRKEARKYDPYAQYAMIAAEQAVKDSGIDLEKVNKERIGVIWASGIGGLETFENEVVNWARGNGIPRFSPFFIPKMIADIAAGHISIRFGFMGPNFATVSACASSANGMVDAFNYIRLGYADMFVTGGSEASITPGGVGGFNSMHAISTRNDDPKTASRPYDKDRDGFVLGEGGCGLVFEDLELAKARGAKIYAEIAGGGLSADAYHMTSPHPEGKGAAIAMVNALKDAGMNPDEIDHINTHGTSTPLGDIAEPKAILTTFGEHAYNISINSTKSMTGHLLGAAGAIEAIATIMAIRNNIVPPTINHFTDDPDIDNKLDFTFNLAKKRVVNAALSNTFGFGGHNASIIFKKYQG
- a CDS encoding peptidylprolyl isomerase translates to MKKTILILTVLFMAFQQSGCSQSKPQSETLVLIKTSYGNITAKLYNDTPKHRDNFIKMIKEGWYNDSPFHRIIKGFMIQGGGNKDGRQDPGYTIPAEIQVNHLHKKGALSAARTGDQVNLQKASSGCQFYIVQGTVLSNETLNSYEKRYNTTYSAEQRKAYTTVGGTPWLDGGYTVFGEVVSGFDVIDKIAAIPTGPGDKPVSAVTMTIEVIK
- a CDS encoding glycoside hydrolase family 97 protein, with product MKRFRSLFLFPASCFILLFSSCSSDEEVRLDSPDGRNNIVFILKDGIPYYQVLRDNRIILDTSGLGFDLKDAPPLRGNFKMEQATMSGNRDRWEPVWGQRSRIRDSHNQLLVTLKEQAEPYRKLQLEFKAFDDGVGFRYIIPEQPDLIKLEIMNEATEFLFREDLSAWWIPGDYDNHEFLYRNTPLSRIDSANTPLTLESTDSLCMSIHEASLVNYPEMRLKRSGDNPLKLICDLVPWPDGVKAKVEVPFKTPWRTIQLASEAGRLIESTLMLNLNEPTSLEDVSWIRPMKYVGIWWGLHLGKYTWMAGPKHGATTANTKQYIDFAAENGIPGVLVEGWNKGWENWVDGVEFDFLHAYDDYNLAEVAAYAKSKGVYLIAHNETAANAEWYDKQADTAFALYQSLGIHAVKTGYVGRIRPLGQYHHGQWMVNHHARIVEKAAQHQIMVDAHEAVKATGLERTWPNFMTREWARGNEYEAWSEGNPPDHTCILPFTRVLAGPLDYTPGIFGLYFKEFKPDNRVHTTLAKQLALMVIIYSPLQMAADLVENYKGHPAFRFIRDVPSDWDDIKVLNGKIGDYVTIARKKKDAWYLGSITDENAREFTFKLDFLDEKINYEATIYEDGPSADWETNPLEYLIEKKLVKKDDEFKMVLAAGGGQAVVIRPNE
- a CDS encoding IPExxxVDY family protein; translation: MPRKLKLTSGTSYDYTTIGIACHMKDYRFTFFLNDQLGFQMKRMEDLLYGDGKDSLGYSFYFFRNPEERRSFYLVSNYHEEGRLIPAEKGADFFLIVNDILPASRKKQLISQIQKIPQVLAAYDIPKGKANNLELIFEEIELHLL